A genomic region of Zalophus californianus isolate mZalCal1 chromosome 11, mZalCal1.pri.v2, whole genome shotgun sequence contains the following coding sequences:
- the CHRM4 gene encoding muscarinic acetylcholine receptor M4 yields the protein MANFTPVNGSAGNQSVRLVTSTHNRYETVEMIFIATVTGSLSLVTVVGNILVMLSIKVNRQLQTVNNYFLFSLACADLIIGAFSMNLYTVYIIKGYWPLGAVVCDLWLALDYVVSNASVMNLLIISFDRYFCVTKPLTYPARRTTKMAGLMIAAAWVLSFVLWAPAILFWQFVVGKRTVPDNQCFIQFLSNPAVTFGTAIAAFYLPVVIMTVLYIHISLASRSRVHKHRPEGPKEKKAKTLAFLKSPLMKQSIKKAPPGDPAPEELRNGKLEEAPPPVLPPPPRPVADKDTSNESSSGSATHHTKERPPTELSTTEATTPAMPAPPLQPRALNPASKWSKIQIVTKQTGNECVTAIEIVPATPAGMRPAANVARKFASIARNQVRKKRQMAARERKVTRTIFAILLAFILTWTPYNVMVLVNTFCRSCIPDTVWSIGYWLCYVNSTINPACYALCNATFKKTFRHLLLCQYRNLGTAR from the coding sequence ATGGCGAACTTCACACCAGTCAACGGCAGCGCCGGCAACCAGTCTGTACGCTTGGTCACCTCAACGCATAACCGCTACGAGACAGTGGAGATGATATTCATTGCCACGGTGACGGGCTCGTTGAGTCTGGTGACTGTCGTGGGCAACATCCTGGTGATGCTCTCCATCAAGGTCAACAGGCAGCTGCAGACAGTCAACAACTACTTCCTCTTCAGCCTGGCGTGCGCCGATCTCATCATTGGCGCTTTCTCCATGAACCTCTACACCGTGTACATCATCAAGGGCTACTGGCCTCTGGGCGCCGTGGTCTGTGACCTGTGGCTGGCCCTGGACTATGTGGTGAGCAATGCTTCCGTCATGAACCTTCTCATTATCAGCTTCGACCGGTACTTCTGCGTCACCAAGCCCCTCACCTACCCGGCCCGGCGCACGACCAAGATGGCGGGCCTCATGATCGCCGCCGCCTGGGTCCTGTCCTTCGTGCTCTGGGCACCTGCCATCTTGTTCTGGCAGTTCGTGGTGGGCAAGCGGACGGTGCCGGACAACCAGTGCTTCATCCAGTTCCTGTCCAACCCGGCGGTGACCTTCGGCACCGCCATCGCCGCCTTCTACCTGCCCGTGGTCATCATGACGGTGCTCTACATCCACATCTCCCTGGCCAGTCGCAGCCGAGTTCACAAGCACCGGCCCGAGGGCCCCAAGGAGAAGAAAGCCAAGACTCTGGCCTTCCTCAAGAGCCCCCTGATGAAGCAGAGCATCAAGAAAGCCCCGCCCGGGGACCCGGCTCCCGAGGAGCTGCGCAACgggaagctggaggaggcccctcccccggtcctgccgcccccgccgcgccccgTGGCCGACAAGGACACTTCCAACGAGTCCAGCTCCGGCAGCGCCACACACCACACCAAGGAACGGCCGCCCACGGAGCTGTCGACCACGGAGGCCACCACGCCCGccatgcctgcccctcccctccagccgcGGGCCCTCAACCCCGCCTCCAAATGGTCCAAGATCCAGATCGTGACGAAGCAGACTGGCAATGAGTGTGTGACGGCCATCGAGATCGTCCCGGCCACGCCCGCCGGCATGCGCCCGGCGGCCAACGTGGCCCGCAAGTTCGCCAGCATCGCCCGCAACCAGGTGCGCAAGAAGCGGCAGATGGCGGCCCGGGAGCGCAAGGTGACGCGGACCATCTTTGCCATTCTGCTGGCCTTCATCCTCACCTGGACGCCCTACAACGTCATGGTCCTGGTGAACACCTTCTGCCGGAGCTGCATCCCCGACACGGTGTGGTCCATCGGCTACTGGCTCTGCTACGTCAACAGCACCATCAACCCCGCCTGCTACGCCCTCTGCAATGCCACCTTTAAAAAGACCTTCAGGCACCTGCTGCTGTGCCAGTATCGGAACCTCGGCACCGCCAGGTAG
- the LOC113915279 gene encoding protein capicua homolog, whose amino-acid sequence MSPALAGPKQGRVRWRQKRGCLVARSGAYKVRVEAELSEVLKPPDSVPRTPQPRTPGPSRSSQLLPRPRRRPSSLIARRPTCGPEAGNCRPSALCPDGTVTAEPTSPTRNLLLGSNTRASEVPL is encoded by the exons atgagtCCGGCCCTGGCTGGCCCCAAGCAGGGTCGTGTCAGATGGAGGCAGAAACGCGGCTGCCTGGTAGCGCGGAGCGGAGCCTACAAGGTCAGGGTCGAGGCGGAGCTCTCCGAGGTGCTGAAGCCACCCGACTCGGTCCCGCGGACGCCCCAGCCGCGGACTCCCGGGCCCTCCCGCTCCTCACAG ctccttcctAGGCCCCGACGGCGCCCGTCTTCTCTGATAGCCCGGCGGCCAACATGCGGCCCTGAGGCTGGAAACTGCCGGCCCTCGGCTCTCTGCCCCGACGGAACCGTGACGGCTGAGCCGACCTCACCCACCCGTAACCTCTTGCTGGGGTCAAACACTCGCGCCTCCGAGGTCCCACTGTGA